A DNA window from Coffea arabica cultivar ET-39 chromosome 6c, Coffea Arabica ET-39 HiFi, whole genome shotgun sequence contains the following coding sequences:
- the LOC113692823 gene encoding LIMR family protein At5g01460: protein MGDFNLALVIVAIVVCVLVFIFNIYLLINYQHPDDVNQAYFPKFVVVLGLSIAAISILMLPADVANRQACRHAIYNGACKLTLPMKDLWLAVYIADAILVFFVIPFAMFYYEGDQDKSVGKRIKSALWWVITTAIVCALVLGILYGLVGKVDFTVRHLSSGTASFPSSWDFSSGQPCVGNGVRQCSAYSASPSSETTWSMRATFPEYVVALATIVGSVLFTIFGGVGIACLPLGLIFSFIRRPKAVITRSQYIKEATELGKKAREMKKAADALHQEERSGSKGRKWRKNVKAVEKELLLLEDDVKALEEMYPQGEKAEAAWAMTVLGYLAKFVLGILGLIVSVAWVAHIIIYLLIRPPLSAFLNEVFIKLDDVWGLLGTAAFAFFCFYLLLAVIAGAMMLGLRLVFITIHPMKWGATLMNSFLFNVGLILLCSISVIQFCATAFAYYAQATAAQEIFGHTLQSLRGIKYLYKYNVFQIAFIVLAGLTFVYYLAFGWRRKKPSGRFQLSS, encoded by the exons ATGGGAGATTTCAATTTGGCGCTGGTGATTGTGGCAATAGTTGTCTGTGTTTTGGTGTTCATCTTCAACATTTACCTGCTAATTAATTATCAGCATCCCGATGACGTCAACCAGGCTTATTTCCCAAAATTTGTTGTCGTTTTGGGCCTCTCCATTGCCGCCATCTCCATTCTCATGCTGCCTGCCGATGTGGCTAACCGGCAGGCATGTCGCCACGCTATTTATAATGGCGCGTGTAAACTCACGCTACCGATGAAGGATCTCTGGCTTGCAGTCTACATCGCTGATGCGATTTTGGTTTTCTTCGTTATTCCTTTCGCTATGTTTTATTATGAAGGCGACCAGGATAA GAGTGTGGGCAAGAGGATTAAAAGTGCATTATGGTGGGTGATAACTACTGCGATCGTTTGTGCCCTGGTGCTTGGCATTTTATATG GACTGGTTGGAAAGGTGGATTTCACGGTCAGACACCTCTCCTCGGGCACAGCTTCATTTCCAAGTTCATGGGACTTCTCTAGTGGTCAACCATGTGTAGGAAATGGTGTACGCCAG TGTTCTGCATATTCTGCAAGTCCTTCATCTGAGACCACATGGAGCATGCGCGCTACCTTCCCAGAATATGTTGTTGCTTTGGCAACAATAGTCGGATCTGTACTTTTTACG ATTTTTGGAGGGGTTGGAATAGCCTGTCTCCCACTGGGACTGATATTCTCCTTTATTAGACGTCCAAAGGCAGTTATCACTCGCTCACAGTATATCAAG GAAGCAACTGAACTAGGTAAGAAAGCAAGAGAAATGAAGAAGGCGGCTGACGCACTTCATCAGGAAGAAAGGAGTGGCAGCAAGGGAAGGAAATGGCGTAAAAATGTCAAGGCTGTAGAAAAG GAATTACTACTTCTGGAAGATGATGTCAAGGCTTTAGAGGAGATGTACCCTCAAGGTGAAAAG GCTGAGGCTGCTTGGGCCATGACCGTTCTTGGCTACTTGGCCAAATTTGTGTTGGGAATCTTAGG GTTGATTGTTTCAGTTGCTTGGGTTGCACATATCATTATATATTTGTTGATTAGGCCTCCACTTTCTGCATTCCTGAATGAAGTTTTCATCAAATTGGATGACGTTTGGG GTCTTTTGGGTACGGCAGCATTTGCATTCTTCTGCTTCTATCTACTACTTGCAGTGATTGCTGGTGCCATGATGCTTGGCCTGAGATTAGTTTTTATTACAATTCATCCTATGAA GTGgggagctacactcatgaactCGTTTCTTTTCAATGTTGGCCTCATCCTCCTTTGCTCTATCAG TGTAATTCAGTTCTGTGCGACTGCGTTTGCATACTATGCTCAAGCTACTGCAGCTCAAGAAATATTTGGTCACACATTGCAATCACTTCGGGGAATTAAATATCTATACAA GTACAACGTTTTTCAAATTGCATTCATTGTTCTAGCTGGGCTGACCTTTGTGTACTACTTAGCTTTT GGTTGGAGAAGAAAGAAGCCCAGTGGCAGGTTCCAGCTGTCGTCTTAA
- the LOC113694106 gene encoding GDSL esterase/lipase WDL1 isoform X2 encodes MVGPERPQFVLFGSSIVQFSYSQDGFGAILTDIYARKADILLRGYAGWNSRGALQVLEQVFPKSLSDKTRVLFLSTPPVNEAQICEFFGRTCDQLCRTNESCRIYSEACIKLCRELDIKVVDLWTALQQRDNWLDVCFVDGIHLSCEASKIVVKEILKVLKEAQWEPGLHWKSLPTEFSEDSPYDVIGPGGDTKNVADLNLHWQIQWE; translated from the exons ATGGTAGGACCTGAACGCCCCCAGTTCGTTCTGTTTGGCTCATCCATCGTACAGTTTTCTTACAGCCAAGACGGTTTTGGTGCAATCCTCACTGACATCTATGCTCGCAAG GCTGATATATTATTGAGAGGATATGCTGGTTGGAACTCTCGGGGTGCTCTTCAAGTCCTGGAACAAGTTTTCCCCAAG TCTCTTTCGGACAAGACTCGTGTACTCTTCCTTAGCACCCCTCCTGTGAATGAGGCTcaaatttgtgaattttttgg TCGAACATGTGATCAGCTTTGTCGAACAAATGAATCCTGCCGAATATATTCAGAAGCCTGCATAAAATTGTGTCGAGAGTTGGATATTAAGGTTGTTGATCTCTGGACTGCACTTCAACAGAGGGATAATTGGCTGGATGTCTGTTTTGT GGATGGAATTCATCTGTCATGTGAAGCAAGCAAGATTGTGGTGAAGGAGATATTGAAGGTTCTCAAAGAGGCTCAATGGGAGCCAGGCCTGCACTGGAAGTCATTGCCAACTGAATTTTCTGAGGACTCACCTTATGATGTCATTGGTCCAGGTGGTGACACGAAAAATGTTGCTGACCTCAACCTTCACTGGCAGATTCAGTGGGAGTAA
- the LOC113694106 gene encoding GDSL esterase/lipase WDL1 isoform X1, translating to MVGPERPQFVLFGSSIVQFSYSQDGFGAILTDIYARKADILLRGYAGWNSRGALQVLEQVFPKHAAVQPSLVIVYFGGNDSMRPDPSGQGPHVPLAEYVENMKKIAFHLKSLSDKTRVLFLSTPPVNEAQICEFFGRTCDQLCRTNESCRIYSEACIKLCRELDIKVVDLWTALQQRDNWLDVCFVDGIHLSCEASKIVVKEILKVLKEAQWEPGLHWKSLPTEFSEDSPYDVIGPGGDTKNVADLNLHWQIQWE from the exons ATGGTAGGACCTGAACGCCCCCAGTTCGTTCTGTTTGGCTCATCCATCGTACAGTTTTCTTACAGCCAAGACGGTTTTGGTGCAATCCTCACTGACATCTATGCTCGCAAG GCTGATATATTATTGAGAGGATATGCTGGTTGGAACTCTCGGGGTGCTCTTCAAGTCCTGGAACAAGTTTTCCCCAAG CATGCAGCCGTGCAGCCTTCTCTAGTTATAGTTTATTTTGGCGGTAATGATTCAATGAGACCTGACCCAAGTGGTCAAGGACCTCATGTTCCTCTTGCAGAATATGTGGAGAATATGAAGAAAATTGCCTTTCATCTTAAG TCTCTTTCGGACAAGACTCGTGTACTCTTCCTTAGCACCCCTCCTGTGAATGAGGCTcaaatttgtgaattttttgg TCGAACATGTGATCAGCTTTGTCGAACAAATGAATCCTGCCGAATATATTCAGAAGCCTGCATAAAATTGTGTCGAGAGTTGGATATTAAGGTTGTTGATCTCTGGACTGCACTTCAACAGAGGGATAATTGGCTGGATGTCTGTTTTGT GGATGGAATTCATCTGTCATGTGAAGCAAGCAAGATTGTGGTGAAGGAGATATTGAAGGTTCTCAAAGAGGCTCAATGGGAGCCAGGCCTGCACTGGAAGTCATTGCCAACTGAATTTTCTGAGGACTCACCTTATGATGTCATTGGTCCAGGTGGTGACACGAAAAATGTTGCTGACCTCAACCTTCACTGGCAGATTCAGTGGGAGTAA